One genomic region from Magallana gigas chromosome 3, xbMagGiga1.1, whole genome shotgun sequence encodes:
- the LOC105334708 gene encoding nuclear pore complex protein Nup93, which produces METDVADFSDLRQQAEQLTAEFDSASDLPRVNRNIAQILEAGSRLLSKVAPISQDSTDVRASILLGTKGYDVPKISQKLEGLSASKTFEPLEPVKDTDIQSFLKNERENALLAVIEQTRKHTFEESERRHWECMENEWEREKQKILNTLRGLNQETTDFQPEAESFAVDPVSMHGRSNLNNIEMAYARQVYMYNEQVLQGSIRPSLVDAFSDVAVSLDDKPVMDLWEQVRYMVDVPMISSNSVKESRTDYRTQAAFVQKGKEYLEQMYSKHIQNTIYSNLQQAQLGGIPSTYNQVKSYLNVRPPHIKGLEDGHVDGHPVWAMIYFCLRCGDLQAALQVTEKASHSLGDFPAFLREYVTDEDNRLSAASETKINLHYRRIIKNQNDPYKRAVFCVVGRCDPAEDHSEIADKIDDYLWIKLSQIQGDSDPSRQDGFTLQRLQSLLYEDFGESHFNGYQNPFLYFQILILTAQFEAAVEFMSRIDRLLCHAVHVALVLYELKMLMLPPSTQAQLLIKESSDEGPLRRLNFVRLITMYTRKFEATDPREALQYFYFLNDLRTSQGENLFMSCVSELVLETREFEMLLGKMEPDGTRRLGAIDKFHHDTQRIIELVARDTENKGMFEEAVMLYDLGDKHDKVLELLNRLISQVVSQPNTPQSARDRLRAMALSIAKRYRERNNEGSRSNTSTFYLLLDLLTFFDSYHEGNVDEAFEVMKQLKLLPLTADAVEHKVNAFRHYTDEVRRCLPDILIATMNILHNQYKNAKNSAPRGGYSGQGRSEDGGRETYLNYLRSQARALIMFAGMLPYRLPGDTNARLVQIEVLMN; this is translated from the exons ATGGAGACAGATGTTGCTGATTTTTCTGATCTTCGACAACAAGCTGAGCAGCTGACTGCTGAATTTGACAGCGCCTCAGACTTACCAAGAGTCAACAGGAATATAGCACAGATCCTTGAAGCAGGGTCCCGTCTGCTGTCTAAAGTTGCCCCCATCAGTCAAGACTCCACTGATGTTAGAGC GTCCATATTGTTGGGTACTAAAGGATATGATGTACCAaaaatttctcagaaactagAAGGCTTGAGTGCATCCAAGACATTTGAGCCTCTAGAACCAGTAAAAGACACCGACATTCAA AGcttcttaaaaaatgaaagagaaaatgCTTTGTTGGCAGTGATTGAGCAAACAAGGAAACAT aCATTCGAGGAATCTGAGAGGAGACACTGGGAATGCATGGAAAATGAATGGgaaagagaaaaacaaaaaattctgaaCACACTTCGGGGTCTGAACCAGGAGACAACAGACTTCCAACCAGAGGCAGAG AGTTTTGCTGTGGATCCTGTCAGCATGCATGGTCGAAGTAATCTCAACAACATAGAGATGGCATATGCTAGACAG gtgtacatgtacaatgaacaaGTCCTGCAGGGCAGCATTCGGCCCAGCCTGGTGGACGCCTTCTCTGATGTGGCCGTCAGTCTTGATGATAAG CCTGTGATGGACCTGTGGGAACAAGTGAGGTACATGGTAGATGTCCCCATGATCTCCTCTAACAGTGTGAAGGAGTCGCGCACAGACTACCGCACACAGGCCGCTTTTGTACAGAAAGGCAAGGAGTACCTGGAGCAAAT GTACTCTAAACACATACAGAACACGATCTACAGTAACCTTCAGCAGGCCCAGCTTGGGGGAATCCCCTCCACCTACAACCAGGTCAAGAGTTACCTCAACGTCCGCCCGCCTCACATCAAGGGCCTGGAGGATGGGCATGTGGACGGACACCCGGTCTGGGCTATGATCTATTTCTGTCTGAGGTGTGGCGACCTCCAAGCTGCATTACAGGTCACAGAAAAAGCATC TCACAGTCTTGGGGACTTTCCTGCTTTTCTCAGAGAATATGTCACAGATGAAGACAACAG attgtcTGCCGCCAGCGAAACAAAGATCAATCTTCATTATCGCCGAATCATTAAGAATCAAAACGATCCTTACAAAAG GGCAGTGTTCTGTGTAGTGGGGCGATGTGATCCTGCAGAAGATCATTCAGAGATAGCCGATAAAATCGACGACTACCTGTGGATCAAATTATCCCAGATCCAGGGGGACTCTGACCCCTCTCGACAGGACGGCTTTACTCTCCAGCGGCTACAGAGTCTTCTCTATGAAGACTTTG GTGAAAGCCATTTCAATGGGTACCAGAACCCCTTCCTTTACTTCCAAATTCTCATCCTGACGGCTCAGTTTGAGGCAGCCGTTGAGTTCATGTCCCGGATTGACCGCCTCCTCTGCCACGCTGTCCATGTAGCTCTGGTTCTGTATGAACTCAAGATGCTGATGCTCCCTCCTTCTACTCAAGCTCAGCTGT TAATTAAAGAATCATCTGATGAAGGACCCTTGAGGAGACTGAACTTTGTCCGTCTCATCACTATGTACACACGCAAATTTGAAGCCACCGACCCAAGGGAGGCGTTGCAGTATTTCTACTTCCTAAA TGATCTGAGGACGTCCCAAGGAGAGAATCTCTTCATGTCGTGTGTTAGTGAGCTTGTGTTGGAAACTAGAGAG TTTGAGATGCTATTGGGGAAGATGGAACCAGATGGCACAAGACGA TTGGGTGCAATAGACAAATTTCACCATGATACGCAGAGAATCATTGAGCTGGTTGCCAGGGATACAGAAAACAAGGGAATGTTTGAGGAGGCTGTCATGTTGTATGATCTAGGAGAT AAACATGACAAAGTGCTGGAGTTACTGAATCGACTGATCAGCCAGGTGGTATCACAGCCCAATACCCCCCAGTCTGCTCGGGACAGGCTCCGAGCCATGGCCCTCAGTATCGCCAAACG GTACAGAGAGAGGAATAATgaagggtcaaggtcaaatacCAGCACATTTTACCTTTTGCTTGACCTTTTGACCTTTTTTGATTCTTACCATGAAGGAAATGTAGATGAAGCTTTTGAG GTGATGAAGCAGTTAAAATTACTTCCCTTGACAGCTGATGCTGTGGAACATAAAGTGAACGCCTTCAGGCATTACACAGATGAG GTCAGAAGATGTCTACCAGATATTTTGATAGCAACCATGAACATATTACATAATCAGTACAAGAATGCCAA AAACTCAGCTCCAAGGGGAGGCTATTCAGGACAAGGCAGATCAGAAGATGGAGGCAGAGAAACG TACCTAAATTATCTCCGAAGTCAGGCAAGAGCCTTGATAATGTTTGCAGGAATGCTGCCTTACAGACTGCCAGGGGACACCAACGCTCGCCTGGTCCAGATCGAAGTGCTTATGAACTAA